A genomic window from Silene latifolia isolate original U9 population chromosome 11, ASM4854445v1, whole genome shotgun sequence includes:
- the LOC141610865 gene encoding uncharacterized protein LOC141610865 isoform X2, which translates to MDEKFFEVFRLMRRGMGFIWKVVRGFEGNKVLFMARDYCFFRKASRKFPGREYKNCIVFSEAAFPQYGNDCWEFSKSDDRQFSEEDIAVFRLGDQVFAREGENSCFPKIDWSPPGWVFNVSSFSAAEFQKRTVSVSSSQSERDPDIADKNDGEVQSDLKDTNSKDEDEQEEMETEFGSQDQDECGVESDLDNQDQEDGNIQSDSNSQENEGVELHANAISEGGAALHEGVCYVSPSLFSPETGTIVTQAPCLSATEKEITGTVLSLNETLRNNITELVPGACTFSTTVRERSDSSDSATSVFEGFDIRPDLVPTLQKIWQKHGNILENSAVRSDDIIARGLESLATIVRILGDNSALSLNDNQANYLVSTLSDLRYIRFKVDWLVPLVEKAEKLHKSKPLVESLNSLSQLSTQAKKRRLVLLEELTKLDVEENKRKEEMAKVSKMIPFCGQVKFDEPLETGLT; encoded by the exons ATGGACGAGAAATTTTTCGAGGTTTTTAGGCTTATGAGGCGGGGAATGGGGTTTATTTGGAAAGTGGTGAGGGGGTTTGAGGGTAACAAAGTGTTGTTTATGGCTAGAGATTATTGTTTTTTTCGAAAGGCGTCGAGGAAGTTTCCAGGGAGGGAGTATAAGAACTGTATTGTGTTTTCTGAGGCCGCGTTTCCTCAGTATGGGAATGATTGTTGGGAGTTTAGTAAGAGTGATGATAGGCAGTTCAGTGAGGAGGATATTGCTGTTTTTCGGTTGGGTGATCAGGTTTTTGCTCGGGAGGGCGAGAATTCGTGTTTTCCTAAGATTGATTGGTCACCTCCTGGTTGGGTTTTCAATGTTTCGTCGTTCTCTGCTGCTGAATTTCAGAAGCGTACAGTATCAGTGTCTTCTAGCCAATCGGAAAG GGATCCTGATATTGCAGATAAGAATGATGGAGAGGTGCAATCTGATCTGAAGGATACTAATAGTAAAGACGAGGATGAGCAAGAAGAGATGGAAACTGAATTTGGCAGTCAAGATCAGGATGAATGCGGGGTGGAATCTGATTTAGATAATCAGGATCAGGAGGATGGAAATATACAATCTGATTCAAACAGTCAGGAAAATGAGGGTGTCGAGTTGCATGCAAATGCAATTAGTGAGGGTGGTGCAGCATTGCACGAGGGAGTATGTTATGTATCGCCTTCATTATTTAGTCCTGAAACCGGAACTATTGTCACTCAGGCGCCTTGTCTTTCTGCTACTGAAAAAGAAATTACAGGAACTGTTCTCAGTCTAAATG AGACTTTAAGGAATAACATCACAGAGTTGGTGCCTGGAGCATGCACATTCTCTACAACAGTG AGGGAGAGAAGTGATTCTAGTGATTCTGCAACATCAGTATTTGAAGGATTTGATATAAGGCCTGATTTAGTCCCAACCTTGCAAAAGATTTGGCAGAAGCACGGCAACATACTAGAAAACAGCGCTGTACGCAGTGATGACATAATTGCCAGGGGATTGGAATCCCTAGCCACTATAGTACGCATACTCGGTGACAATTCAGCTCTGTCCTTGAACGATAACCAAGCCAATTATTTAGTCTCTACATTGTCTGATTTAAGATACATTCGTTTTAAAGTTGACTGGTTGGTTCCATTGGTCGAGAAGGCTGAGAAATTACATAAAAGTAAGCCTTTGGTGGAATCATTGAACAGTCTCAGCCAATTAAGCACCCAAGCCAAGAAAAGGAGATTAGTGCTCCTTGAAGAATTAACTAAACTTGATGTGGAGGAAAACAAACGGAAGGAGGAGATGGCGAAGGTGTCCAAGATGATTCCTTTTTGTGGGCAAGTTAAGTTTGACGAACCCCTAGAAACGGGGCTCACTTGA
- the LOC141610865 gene encoding uncharacterized protein LOC141610865 isoform X1 produces MDEKFFEVFRLMRRGMGFIWKVVRGFEGNKVLFMARDYCFFRKASRKFPGREYKNCIVFSEAAFPQYGNDCWEFSKSDDRQFSEEDIAVFRLGDQVFAREGENSCFPKIDWSPPGWVFNVSSFSAAEFQKRTVSVSSSQSERDPDIADKNDGEVQSDLKDTNSKDEDEQEEMETEFGSQDQDECGVESDLDNQDQEDGNIQSDSNSQENEGVELHANAISEGGAALHEGVCYVSPSLFSPETGTIVTQAPCLSATEKEITGTVLSLNGRNNATEEETLRNNITELVPGACTFSTTVRERSDSSDSATSVFEGFDIRPDLVPTLQKIWQKHGNILENSAVRSDDIIARGLESLATIVRILGDNSALSLNDNQANYLVSTLSDLRYIRFKVDWLVPLVEKAEKLHKSKPLVESLNSLSQLSTQAKKRRLVLLEELTKLDVEENKRKEEMAKVSKMIPFCGQVKFDEPLETGLT; encoded by the exons ATGGACGAGAAATTTTTCGAGGTTTTTAGGCTTATGAGGCGGGGAATGGGGTTTATTTGGAAAGTGGTGAGGGGGTTTGAGGGTAACAAAGTGTTGTTTATGGCTAGAGATTATTGTTTTTTTCGAAAGGCGTCGAGGAAGTTTCCAGGGAGGGAGTATAAGAACTGTATTGTGTTTTCTGAGGCCGCGTTTCCTCAGTATGGGAATGATTGTTGGGAGTTTAGTAAGAGTGATGATAGGCAGTTCAGTGAGGAGGATATTGCTGTTTTTCGGTTGGGTGATCAGGTTTTTGCTCGGGAGGGCGAGAATTCGTGTTTTCCTAAGATTGATTGGTCACCTCCTGGTTGGGTTTTCAATGTTTCGTCGTTCTCTGCTGCTGAATTTCAGAAGCGTACAGTATCAGTGTCTTCTAGCCAATCGGAAAG GGATCCTGATATTGCAGATAAGAATGATGGAGAGGTGCAATCTGATCTGAAGGATACTAATAGTAAAGACGAGGATGAGCAAGAAGAGATGGAAACTGAATTTGGCAGTCAAGATCAGGATGAATGCGGGGTGGAATCTGATTTAGATAATCAGGATCAGGAGGATGGAAATATACAATCTGATTCAAACAGTCAGGAAAATGAGGGTGTCGAGTTGCATGCAAATGCAATTAGTGAGGGTGGTGCAGCATTGCACGAGGGAGTATGTTATGTATCGCCTTCATTATTTAGTCCTGAAACCGGAACTATTGTCACTCAGGCGCCTTGTCTTTCTGCTACTGAAAAAGAAATTACAGGAACTGTTCTCAGTCTAAATGGTAGGAATAATGCAACTGAGGAAG AGACTTTAAGGAATAACATCACAGAGTTGGTGCCTGGAGCATGCACATTCTCTACAACAGTG AGGGAGAGAAGTGATTCTAGTGATTCTGCAACATCAGTATTTGAAGGATTTGATATAAGGCCTGATTTAGTCCCAACCTTGCAAAAGATTTGGCAGAAGCACGGCAACATACTAGAAAACAGCGCTGTACGCAGTGATGACATAATTGCCAGGGGATTGGAATCCCTAGCCACTATAGTACGCATACTCGGTGACAATTCAGCTCTGTCCTTGAACGATAACCAAGCCAATTATTTAGTCTCTACATTGTCTGATTTAAGATACATTCGTTTTAAAGTTGACTGGTTGGTTCCATTGGTCGAGAAGGCTGAGAAATTACATAAAAGTAAGCCTTTGGTGGAATCATTGAACAGTCTCAGCCAATTAAGCACCCAAGCCAAGAAAAGGAGATTAGTGCTCCTTGAAGAATTAACTAAACTTGATGTGGAGGAAAACAAACGGAAGGAGGAGATGGCGAAGGTGTCCAAGATGATTCCTTTTTGTGGGCAAGTTAAGTTTGACGAACCCCTAGAAACGGGGCTCACTTGA
- the LOC141612671 gene encoding uncharacterized protein LOC141612671, with the protein METGPSSSSSPVTFTRLTDESAFTRRHNHLHTTTVHHLTLPDPLPSDRPWIFTSSSATPAVFLHPLTSKPYSNFPHNLDVSQFDCSTLAVSYHLDSPYHVDKLLVCHGSKHLTKPTSFQLNNNINECTILALYGGGELQACPRFFEAEEKEDGSPWVKLSEPGVKFDDIAFHKGVIYAVGRQRRITSIDVHQSTRKISIAKTLDNSGPPRRFGWRKRFVVNGENLNLYLVVRTEEEVFKVYKRKKRVMCRNEIAWEVVKGFEGDKVLFMSRDHYFFRNAFKKFPGREYKNCIVFSEAAFPWYGLDCWEFTQSDDFSRCEDDIVIFRLNDGTFARDGENPCFPKIDWSPPAWIFDASPLPADEFRSNVPPECHSQSERGPDEDEGLKSASRDENDGGLLSDLKDLDSKVKEEQEETEYAFCNKDQYQKGMGSGSGSDSQDQEDRKMPRDSNCQDEDMHTKAKIEEDTTEGMALSLSTGEEEIVRTLLSMSSGSDAIEEGISGRNIIHLIPKPSTSCTTQSDKGDSETIKFEGFDIRSDLVPTLKKIWLKHGNIVKDTIVHNSNIIATSLEALAIMVRELEDNSAHSFSDGQARYLTSTLSDLKCMRFEVDWLSSFVETALTIHKSKSLVESLNNLRLLSSQAKERRGILLDELTKIDVEETKRKEEIEKMSEIISFYGQAMFDEPVGAGLT; encoded by the exons ATGGAGACTGGaccttcatcttcatcttctccAGTAACCTTCACCCGTCTCACTGACGAATCCGCCTTCACCCGCCGCCACAACCACCTCCACACCACCACCGTCCACCACCTCACCCTACCGGACCCTCTCCCCTCCGACCGCCCTTGGATTTTCACTTCGTCCTCCGCCACCCCCGCCGTCTTCCTCCACCCTCTCACCTCCAAACCCTACTCCAACTTCCCTCATAATCTCGACGTCTCGCAATTCGACTGCTCCACCCTCGCCGTCTCCTACCATCTCGACTCGCCATACCACGTCGACAAACTCCTCGTCTGCCACGGTTCAAAACACCTCACCAAACCGACGTCGTTTCAGTTGAATAACAATATAAATGAATGTACTATATTGGCTTTGTACGGTGGTGGCGAACTTCAAGCTTGTCCTCGCTTTTTCGAGGCGGAGGAAAAGGAGGATGGTTCGCCGTGGGTCAAGTTATCTGAACCCGGTGTAAAATTCGACGACATTGCATTCCATAAAGGTGTTATTTACGCGGTTGGTAGGCAAAGGAGGATTACTTCCATTGATGTTCATCAATCTACCAGGAAAATCAGCATTGCAAAAACCCTAGATAATTCTGGGCCTCCTCGTCGATTCGGCTGGCGAAAAAGATTTGTGGTCAACGGAGAGAATCTCAATCTCTACTTGGTGGTTCGTACAGAGGAGGAAGTGTTTAAAGTTTATAAGAGGAAGAAACGAGTAATGTGTCGAAACGAGATTGCTTGGGAAGTGGTTAAGGGATTTGAGGGTGATAAGGTGTTGTTTATGTCTAGGGATCATTACTTTTTTCGGAACGCGTTTAAGAAGTTTCCAGGGAGGGAGTATAAGAATTGCATTGTGTTTTCTGAGGCCGCGTTTCCTTGGTATGGGTTAGATTGTTGGGAGTTTACTCAGAGTGATGATTTTAGCAGATGTGAGGATGATATTGTGATTTTCCGTTTAAATGATGGGACTTTTGCTCGGGATGGTGAGAATCCGTGTTTTCCTAAGATTGATTGGTCGCCTCCTGCTTGGATTTTTGATGCTTCCCCGCTCCCTGCTGATGAATTTCGGTCTAATGTTCCGCCAGAGTGTCATAGTCAATCTGAAAG GGGACCTGATGAGGATGAAGGCTTGAAGTCTGCCAGTAGAGATGAGAATGACGGAGGGCTGCTATCTGATTTGAAGGATTTAGACAGTAAAGTGAAGGAGGAACAAGAAGAGACGGAATATGCTTTCTGCAATAAAGATCAGTATCAAAAAGGGATGGGTTCTGGTTCTGGTTCAGATAGTCAGGATCAGGAGGATAGAAAAATGCCACGTGATTCGAACTGTCAGGATGAGGATATGCATACTAAAGCAAAAATTGAGGAAGATACAACTGAGGGTATGGCGCTTTCTCTTTCTACTGGTGAAGAAGAAATTGTGAGAACTCTTCTTTCTATGAGTAGCGGGTCTGATGCAATTGAGGAAG GGATTTCAGGAAGAAATATCATTCATTTGATACCTAAACCTTCGACATCATGCACGACTCAG AGCGACAAAGGTGATTCCGAAACTATTAAATTTGAAGGATTTGATATAAGGTCTGATTTAGTCCCGACTTTGAAAAAGATTTGGCTGAAGCATGGGAACATAGTAAAAGACACCATTGTGCATAACAGTAACATCATTGCTACGTCTTTGGAGGCGCTGGCCATTATGGTACGAGAACTCGAGGACAACTCTGCTCATTCCTTCAGTGATGGTCAAGCTCGTTATTTAACTTCCACATTGTCTGATCTAAAATGCATGCGTTTTGAAGTTGACTGGTTGAGTTCATTTGTTGAAACGGCTTTAACTATACATAAAAGCAAGTCTTTGGTGGAATCGTTGAACAATCTTAGGCTCTTAAGCTCCCAAGCCAAGGAACGCAGAGGTATCCTCCTTGACGAATTGACTAAAATTGATGTGGAGGAAACCAAGCGGAAAGAGGAGATTGAAAAGATGTCCGAGATAATTTCTTTTTATGGGCAAGCTATGTTTGATGAACCCGTAGGTGCTGGGCTCACATGA
- the LOC141610866 gene encoding uncharacterized protein LOC141610866 isoform X2, protein MELDTKPSSSSLTFTRLTDDSAFTRRHNHLHTTTVHHLTPPDPLSSDRPWIFTSSSATPAVFLHPLTSKPYSNFPHNPNFSQFDRSTLAVSYHLDSPHHVDKLLVCHGSKHLTKPTSFQLNNNIKECIMLGLYGGGELRACPRFFEAEEKEDGSPWVKLSEPGVKFDDIVLHKGVIYAVGRQKRIISIVVHPSIRKISIARTLDSSTRFGWRKRFVVDGENLYMVVRAEEEMFKLVMRKRRVIQPKNIVWEVVKGFEGDKVLFLSKDHYFFRNALEEFPGREYKNCIVFSEAAFPQYGLDCWEFTQSDDDLSRCEVDIAIFRLNDGTFARDGENPCFPKIDWSPPAWIFNAASVPVPAHEFRSNVAPECHSQSERGPDEDGGLQSASSRDKNDGELQSDLKDLDSRVKEEQEDMEYAFSNKDQDKKGIDSGSNSQDREDGKIQCDLNIEGHASSKEEGTTDVMSLSLSTSEEEVGRALLSMNSGSDAIEEGTSEKNIIHSVPKPSTSCTTQSDKMDSTTTKFEGFDISNIIATSLEALAIMVRELEDNSAHSLSDSQANFLSSTLSDLKCIRFEVEWLSYFVEKALNIHKSKSLVESLNNLRLLSSQAKERRGILLDELTKLDVEETKRKEEIEKVSEMISFYGQAMFDEPVGAGLT, encoded by the exons ATGGAGTTAGACACTAAACCTTCATCTTCTTCACTAACCTTCACCCGTCTCACCGACGACTCCGCCTTCACCCGCCGCCACAACCACCTCCACACCACCACCGTCCACCACCTCACCCCACCTGACCCACTCTCCTCCGACCGCCCTTGGATTTTCACTTCCTCCTCCGCTACCCCCGCCGTCTTCCTCCACCCTCTCACCTCCAAACCCTACTCCAACTTCCCGCATAATCCCAACTTCTCGCAATTTGACCGTTCTACCCTCGCCGTCTCCTACCATCTCGACTCGCCGCACCACGTCGACAAACTCCTCGTCTGCCATGGTTCAAAACACCTCACCAAACCGACGTCGTTTCAGTTGAATAACAATATTAAAGAATGTATTATGTTGGGTTTGTACGGTGGTGGCGAGCTTCGAGCTTGTCCTCGGTTTTTCGAGGCGGAGGAGAAGGAGGATGGTTCGCCGTGGGTCAAGTTATCTGAACCCGGTGTGAAATTCGATGACATTGTATTACATAAAGGTGTTATTTACGCGGTTGGTAGGCAAAAGAGGATTATTTCCATTGTTGTTCATCCATCTATTAGGAAGATCAGTATTGCAAGAACCCTAGATAGTTCTACTCGATTCGGGTGGCGAAAAAGGTTTGTGGTTGACGGAGAGAATCTTTACATGGTGGTTCGTGCTGAGGAGGAAATGTTTAAACTTGTTATGAGGAAAAGGCGAGTAATTCAGCCAAAAAATATTGTTTGGGAAGTGGTTAAGGGATTTGAGGGTGATAAGGTGTTGTTTTTGTCTAAAGATCATTACTTTTTTCGAAACGCGTTGGAGGAGTTTCCAGGGAGGGAGTATAAGAATTGTATTGTGTTCTCTGAGGCCGCGTTTCCTCAGTATGGGTTAGATTGTTGGGAATTCACTCAGAGTGATGATGATCTTAGCAGATGTGAGGTTGATATTGCGATTTTCCGTTTAAATGATGGGACTTTTGCTCGGGATGGTGAGAATCCGTGTTTTCCTAAGATTGATTGGTCGCCTCCTGCTTGGATTTTCAATGCTGCTTCTGTCCCTGTCCCTGCTCATGAATTTCGGTCTAATGTTGCGCCCGAGTGCCATAGTCAATCTGAAAG GGGGCCTGATGAGGACGGAGGCTTGCAGTCTGCCAGTAGCAGAGATAAGAATGACGGAGAACTGCAATCTGATTTGAAGGATTTAGACAGTAGAGTGAAGGAGGAACAAGAAGATATGGAATATGCTTTCAGTAATAAAGATCAGGATAAAAAAGGGATCGATTCTGGTTCAAATAGTCAAGATCGGGAGGATGGAAAAATTCAATGTGATTTGAATATTGAGGGGCATGCATCATCGAAAGAGGAAGGTACGACTGATGTTATGTCACTTTCCCTTTCTACTAGTGAAGAAGAAGTCGGGAGAGCTCTTCTGTCTATGAATAGCGGGTCTGATGCAATCGAGGAAG GGACTTCAGAGAAAAATATCATTCATTCGGTACCTAAACCTTCGACATCATGCACGACTCAG AGCGACAAAATGGATTCTACAACTACTAAATTTGAAGGATTTGATATAAG TAACATCATTGCTACATCTTTGGAGGCGCTGGCTATTATGGTACGAGAACTCGAGGACAACTCTGCCCACTCCTTGAGTGATAGCCAGGCTAATTTTTTAAGCTCTACATTGTCTGATCTAAAATGCATACGCTTTGAAGTTGAGTGGTTGAGTTATTTTGTTGAAAAGGCTTTAAATATACATAAAAGCAAGTCTTTGGTGGAATCGTTGAACAATCTTAGGCTCTTAAGCTCCCAAGCCAAGGAACGCAGAGGTATCCTCCTTGACGAATTAACTAAACTTGATGTGGAGGAAACCAAGCGGAAAGAGGAGATTGAAAAGGTGTCTGAGATGATTTCTTTTTATGGGCAAGCCATGTTTGATGAACCCGTAGGAGCTGGGCTCACATGA
- the LOC141610866 gene encoding uncharacterized protein LOC141610866 isoform X1, translating to MELDTKPSSSSLTFTRLTDDSAFTRRHNHLHTTTVHHLTPPDPLSSDRPWIFTSSSATPAVFLHPLTSKPYSNFPHNPNFSQFDRSTLAVSYHLDSPHHVDKLLVCHGSKHLTKPTSFQLNNNIKECIMLGLYGGGELRACPRFFEAEEKEDGSPWVKLSEPGVKFDDIVLHKGVIYAVGRQKRIISIVVHPSIRKISIARTLDSSTRFGWRKRFVVDGENLYMVVRAEEEMFKLVMRKRRVIQPKNIVWEVVKGFEGDKVLFLSKDHYFFRNALEEFPGREYKNCIVFSEAAFPQYGLDCWEFTQSDDDLSRCEVDIAIFRLNDGTFARDGENPCFPKIDWSPPAWIFNAASVPVPAHEFRSNVAPECHSQSERGPDEDGGLQSASSRDKNDGELQSDLKDLDSRVKEEQEDMEYAFSNKDQDKKGIDSGSNSQDREDGKIQCDLNIEGHASSKEEGTTDVMSLSLSTSEEEVGRALLSMNSGSDAIEEGTSEKNIIHSVPKPSTSCTTQSDKMDSTTTKFEGFDIRSDLVPTLKKIWLKHGNIVKESIVHNSNIIATSLEALAIMVRELEDNSAHSLSDSQANFLSSTLSDLKCIRFEVEWLSYFVEKALNIHKSKSLVESLNNLRLLSSQAKERRGILLDELTKLDVEETKRKEEIEKVSEMISFYGQAMFDEPVGAGLT from the exons ATGGAGTTAGACACTAAACCTTCATCTTCTTCACTAACCTTCACCCGTCTCACCGACGACTCCGCCTTCACCCGCCGCCACAACCACCTCCACACCACCACCGTCCACCACCTCACCCCACCTGACCCACTCTCCTCCGACCGCCCTTGGATTTTCACTTCCTCCTCCGCTACCCCCGCCGTCTTCCTCCACCCTCTCACCTCCAAACCCTACTCCAACTTCCCGCATAATCCCAACTTCTCGCAATTTGACCGTTCTACCCTCGCCGTCTCCTACCATCTCGACTCGCCGCACCACGTCGACAAACTCCTCGTCTGCCATGGTTCAAAACACCTCACCAAACCGACGTCGTTTCAGTTGAATAACAATATTAAAGAATGTATTATGTTGGGTTTGTACGGTGGTGGCGAGCTTCGAGCTTGTCCTCGGTTTTTCGAGGCGGAGGAGAAGGAGGATGGTTCGCCGTGGGTCAAGTTATCTGAACCCGGTGTGAAATTCGATGACATTGTATTACATAAAGGTGTTATTTACGCGGTTGGTAGGCAAAAGAGGATTATTTCCATTGTTGTTCATCCATCTATTAGGAAGATCAGTATTGCAAGAACCCTAGATAGTTCTACTCGATTCGGGTGGCGAAAAAGGTTTGTGGTTGACGGAGAGAATCTTTACATGGTGGTTCGTGCTGAGGAGGAAATGTTTAAACTTGTTATGAGGAAAAGGCGAGTAATTCAGCCAAAAAATATTGTTTGGGAAGTGGTTAAGGGATTTGAGGGTGATAAGGTGTTGTTTTTGTCTAAAGATCATTACTTTTTTCGAAACGCGTTGGAGGAGTTTCCAGGGAGGGAGTATAAGAATTGTATTGTGTTCTCTGAGGCCGCGTTTCCTCAGTATGGGTTAGATTGTTGGGAATTCACTCAGAGTGATGATGATCTTAGCAGATGTGAGGTTGATATTGCGATTTTCCGTTTAAATGATGGGACTTTTGCTCGGGATGGTGAGAATCCGTGTTTTCCTAAGATTGATTGGTCGCCTCCTGCTTGGATTTTCAATGCTGCTTCTGTCCCTGTCCCTGCTCATGAATTTCGGTCTAATGTTGCGCCCGAGTGCCATAGTCAATCTGAAAG GGGGCCTGATGAGGACGGAGGCTTGCAGTCTGCCAGTAGCAGAGATAAGAATGACGGAGAACTGCAATCTGATTTGAAGGATTTAGACAGTAGAGTGAAGGAGGAACAAGAAGATATGGAATATGCTTTCAGTAATAAAGATCAGGATAAAAAAGGGATCGATTCTGGTTCAAATAGTCAAGATCGGGAGGATGGAAAAATTCAATGTGATTTGAATATTGAGGGGCATGCATCATCGAAAGAGGAAGGTACGACTGATGTTATGTCACTTTCCCTTTCTACTAGTGAAGAAGAAGTCGGGAGAGCTCTTCTGTCTATGAATAGCGGGTCTGATGCAATCGAGGAAG GGACTTCAGAGAAAAATATCATTCATTCGGTACCTAAACCTTCGACATCATGCACGACTCAG AGCGACAAAATGGATTCTACAACTACTAAATTTGAAGGATTTGATATAAGGTCTGATTTAGTCCCGACTTTGAAAAAGATTTGGTTGAAACATGGGAACATAGTAAAAGAGAGCATTGTGCATAACAGTAACATCATTGCTACATCTTTGGAGGCGCTGGCTATTATGGTACGAGAACTCGAGGACAACTCTGCCCACTCCTTGAGTGATAGCCAGGCTAATTTTTTAAGCTCTACATTGTCTGATCTAAAATGCATACGCTTTGAAGTTGAGTGGTTGAGTTATTTTGTTGAAAAGGCTTTAAATATACATAAAAGCAAGTCTTTGGTGGAATCGTTGAACAATCTTAGGCTCTTAAGCTCCCAAGCCAAGGAACGCAGAGGTATCCTCCTTGACGAATTAACTAAACTTGATGTGGAGGAAACCAAGCGGAAAGAGGAGATTGAAAAGGTGTCTGAGATGATTTCTTTTTATGGGCAAGCCATGTTTGATGAACCCGTAGGAGCTGGGCTCACATGA
- the LOC141610867 gene encoding ubiquitin-like protein 5 — MIEVVLNDRLGKKVRVKCNDDDTIGDLKKLVAAQTGTRADKIRIQKWYNIYKDHITLRDYEIHDGMGLELYYN; from the coding sequence ATGATTGAGGTGGTATTGAACGATCGTCTGGGCAAGAAAGTTCGAGTCAAGTGCAACGATGATGACACCATTGGAGATCTGAAGAAACTTGTTGCTGCTCAAACTGGTACTCGTGCTGATAAGATTCGTATCCAAAAGTGGTACAATATCTACAAGGATCATATTACTCTTCGCGATTACGAGATTCATGATGGCATGGGTCTTGAACTCTACTACAACTAG